The window TTACGAGCCTGATCGCCCGGAGTGATGAGACCACGAATCTTGCGAAGGTCGACCACGCTGTCGACGTCACCGACAAGAATCAAAATGTCATCGCCGTAGAGCCTTTGATCGGGCTTGGCCGGTTCAATGCGTCCGTCCGCCCGCTGAATTTCAGCAACATACAAACCTGGTAGTGCTCGCAGCCCCGCTTCCTGCAAAGTCTTGCCCACCAGCGGCCCGGTCAATTCGACCTGCATCTCGACCGTGTATTTCTGCGGATCATCGCCGACGCTTACGGCTGGTTTGCGTTCGGGCAACAACCATTTGGACGCACCAATGATGTAGATCAATCCCAGAATGGTCGCCGGAATTCCGGCAATCGCGGGAGTGAAGAAACTCAGCTCGGCCATCTCGATTTCGGCACCGGCGGCTTTTGCATCGCTGATGTACTGAACGTATTCGTCACGCACCAAAAGGTTCGTGCTGGTTCCCATGAGCGTGCACATGCCGCCCAGGATCGCGGCGTAAGAAAGCGGCAGCAACAATCGACTCGGACTGATCGTCAAACGTTTGCCTAAATCCCCGACGACTGGCAACATCGCAGCGACAACGGGTGTGTTGTTCAGGAACCCGCTCAAGAACGCCACTGGCAACAGCATCCGAACCTGGGTGTCGCGAAGATTCTTCGCTTTGGAAAGCAACCAACCCGTGGCCAATTCCGTCCCGCCGGTCAGTTCCAACCCCGCAACAACCGCGAAGAGCAACGCGATCGTGATCAGACCTTTGTTGCCAAACCCCGCGACCGCTTGCGTCGGATTGGGCAGCAACGGAGTCCCAGTCAAATCTTGAACGACAACCAAAACCGTCAACGCGGTGAGCGCTAGCAGATCCGTCGCCGCGGCCCGCGTCGCCAATCCCAGCAACAAGGCGATGGTGACGCCTATGGTCAGCCAAATCGGCCAAATCAGCGGATTGAAGATGTCTAGCATGCGTCAGGAAACAATTCGATGGTGCCGACGTTGTATCGCATCGGCGGGAGAGGGGCGGACGTTCATCGGGACGATGCCGAACCGATCGCACTTACAGTAATTCAAACCATGGATATCGTCGCCCCCGCGATGCCATTAGACTACTGATCCGGCGAGGGTTTTGATGCCAAAGTGGACGGCTTGCGCGTTCGAAAGGTCATTTCGCATCAGAAACCGCCGTTCCCACCTTCCTTCCACGTCTCGCCCAGAACTCTCCATCATGCCCAACTCGACTGATTCGTCCGCTCCACCTGACCGGAAAGGTCTTTCAAGCGGAGCTCTGCTCATCGCCGGTTTGGTCATCGTGCTCTTGATCCTTCACCAAGACAATTGGTTGTGGCACAACGACACGTTGCTGTTCGGATTCATGCCCATCGGATTGGCGTGGCACGCTGGCATCTCGATTGCCGCGTCCTTCACCTGGTTTTTGGCGACCCGAGTCGCGTGGCCGCTCGATGAAGAGGAGCCGCAACGATGATGATTGCCGAAATGCAAAATGGAGTTCCTCAGTTCATCATTATCTTAGTGTACCTGAGTTTGTTGCTCGCCTTAGGACTGTTCAGCAGTCGTTTGTTCAAAGGAACGAAGGAAGACTATCAAGTCGCCAGCCATTCGATCGGTCCGTTCCTGCTGCTGATGAGCATGTTTGGAACGACGATGACCGCGTTTGCACTGGTCGGCAGTAGCGGCGAAGCTTTTCGAGAAGGCATCGGCGTTTACGGGATGTTGGCCAGCAGCAGCGGCATCATCCACTCGCTTTGCTTCTTCTTGATTGGTGTGAAGGTCTGGCGATTTGCTCGCGCACACAATTACACCACCCAAATCGAATTCTTCCGCGACCGCCTCAATAACAACTTGGTCGGCTGGCTGCTGTTTCCGATCCTCGTCGGCATGATCATCCCGTACCTGTTGGTGGGTGTGATTAGCGCCGGCGGCGTTGTCCAAGCCCTCACCGCGGGTCTGGCACCCGAGATGTTCCCCGTTCCACTAGAAGGTGGCCCGGGCGGAGTCGACCCAGCCGTTCACGGCGGCATTCCCGCCTGGCTGGGTTCGTTGACCATCTGCACGGTCGTTTTGGTCTATGTGTTCTTTGGCGGCATGCGAGGCACAACGTGGGCCAATACTTTTCAAACGTTGGTGTTCATGATTCTCGGAGTGGTGACCTTCTTTGTCATTGCGAACAAGCTCGGCAAACAGGACAGCTTCTTCGAAAACCTCCGAGTGCTCGGTGAGTCCATCCCGGAAGAAGGCAAAACTCGAGCGGAGATGAGCAAGACGAAGTTCTTCACCTACCTGATGATTCCGCTTTCGGTCGGCATGTTCCCGCACCTTTTCCAACACTGGATGACTGCAAAGAAGGCCAGCACGTTCAAATTGTCCGTGGTGTGTCACCCCTTGTTCATCATGATTGTTTGGGTGCCATGCGTGTTGGTCGGAGTCTGGGCAACCGGAGAACTGATGCCCGCGAAGCCACCACTTCCGCGTCTTCCCGGTGGC of the Rhodopirellula baltica SH 1 genome contains:
- a CDS encoding sodium:solute symporter family protein, which codes for MMIAEMQNGVPQFIIILVYLSLLLALGLFSSRLFKGTKEDYQVASHSIGPFLLLMSMFGTTMTAFALVGSSGEAFREGIGVYGMLASSSGIIHSLCFFLIGVKVWRFARAHNYTTQIEFFRDRLNNNLVGWLLFPILVGMIIPYLLVGVISAGGVVQALTAGLAPEMFPVPLEGGPGGVDPAVHGGIPAWLGSLTICTVVLVYVFFGGMRGTTWANTFQTLVFMILGVVTFFVIANKLGKQDSFFENLRVLGESIPEEGKTRAEMSKTKFFTYLMIPLSVGMFPHLFQHWMTAKKASTFKLSVVCHPLFIMIVWVPCVLVGVWATGELMPAKPPLPRLPGGDIVDANKVLPFLVKTQTAPILGGFLAAGILAAIMSSLDSQFLCIGTMFNNDVVNHTFGKDRFSDKQQVLFTRLFIVAIVAITYLLSLGNVRSVFALGVWCFSGFSALFPLVVAALYWRGLTAMGAIAGILAAISSWSYLFYQGTLDPQGLSKYVLRLSIGEESYEVMPVVAMVFSTLIAMVVVSLVTPKPPQETLAKFFPDQA
- a CDS encoding SLC13 family permease; this translates as MLDIFNPLIWPIWLTIGVTIALLLGLATRAAATDLLALTALTVLVVVQDLTGTPLLPNPTQAVAGFGNKGLITIALLFAVVAGLELTGGTELATGWLLSKAKNLRDTQVRMLLPVAFLSGFLNNTPVVAAMLPVVGDLGKRLTISPSRLLLPLSYAAILGGMCTLMGTSTNLLVRDEYVQYISDAKAAGAEIEMAELSFFTPAIAGIPATILGLIYIIGASKWLLPERKPAVSVGDDPQKYTVEMQVELTGPLVGKTLQEAGLRALPGLYVAEIQRADGRIEPAKPDQRLYGDDILILVGDVDSVVDLRKIRGLITPGDQARKLEIPAWRRTLVEAVVSPRCSLIGKTIREGRFRSNFNAAVVAVARGGRRLEGKLGDVRIEPGDVLLLEASKSFMHRQRGGSDFYLISSVDRGEIRRHEHAPLALGIMLVMVIAAALNWLSILSAAMLAAVAMVLTRCCTTSEARRSIDWSVLIVIGSAIGIGRAMEQSGAAALIANGLLSIAQGSELGTLVAIYIATVICTELITNNAAAMLMLPIAWTAATKVGTDPMPMVIAVMIAASASFLTPFGYQTNTMVYGVGGYRLRDYIQFGLPLSLIVGVVSIGMLTWWYQ
- a CDS encoding DUF3311 domain-containing protein; translated protein: MPNSTDSSAPPDRKGLSSGALLIAGLVIVLLILHQDNWLWHNDTLLFGFMPIGLAWHAGISIAASFTWFLATRVAWPLDEEEPQR